A segment of the Aureimonas sp. SA4125 genome:
CGCGATCAAGGCGGATGTGAAGCCCGGCGACGTCGCGCTCGTCATGGGCGCCGGGCCGATCGGGCTCGTCACCGCGCTGTCGGCTCTGGCCGCCGGCTGCGCGCGGGTCTTCGTCAGCGACGTCGATCCGACGAAGCTCGCGCTGGCTGCCAGCCTCGGCCCGATCATTCCGGTCAACATTGCCGCGGAGGACGCCTCGGCGGTGATCCTCAAGGCCACAGACGGCTGGGGGGTCGAGATCGTCTTCGAATGTTCCGGCAACGGCCGGGCGGCGGCCGGGGTGTTCGACCCCCTGTGTCCGGCGGGCCGTGTCGTCTTCATCGGGTCGCAGATGCACGACGTCGCCTACAACGTCGGCAAGGCCATGGTTCGCGAAGCCCGCGTCGAGCACGTCTTCCGCTACGCCCATGTCTTTCCGCGCTGCGTCGCCATGCTTTCGTCCGGCGCGATAAACGTCAAACCGCTGATCACGCGTCGTTTCGCCTTTGAGGAAAGCGTCCACGCCTTCGAGGTCGCCGCCACGGCTCCGGCCGGCGAAGTGAAGATGCAGATTGAGCTGCCCCAGTGAGAGGATCGATGAATGGCTGAGGTCAGCGTCAAGAATATCGTCAAGCGCTACGGCAGCGTCCAGGTGATCCACGGGGTGGACGTCGACATCAAGGATGGCGAGTTCGTCGTGCTGGTCGGCCCTTCAGGCTGCGGGAAATCGACCTTGTTGCGGATGATCGCCGGCCTCGAGGCGATTTCCGGCGGAACCGTCAGCATCGGCGGGCGGGTGGTCAATGACATGCTGCCGAAGGACCGCGACATCGCGATGGTCTTCCAGTCCTATGCCCTCTATCCGCACAAGACCGTGCGCGAGAACATGGGCTTCTCGCTGAAAATCAAGGGGCTGCCGAAAGCCGAGGTCGAGGCCAAAGTCGCCAAGGCCGCCGATATCCTCGATCTGGCCAAGCTGCTCGACCGCTATCCCAAGGAGCTTTCCGGTGGTCAGCGCCAGCGCGTGGCGATGGGGCGGGCCATCGTGCGCGACCCGCAGG
Coding sequences within it:
- a CDS encoding NAD(P)-dependent alcohol dehydrogenase; protein product: MRALVLEEKMKLSMRDVAVDDAMGPNDVRIKLHTVGICGSDVHYYTHGGAGIFQVKAPMILGHEASGTVIEAGTAVTSLAVGDRVCMEPGIPDPLSRATRLGHYNVDPAVRFWATPPVHGVLRPTVVHPEAFTFKLPDNVSFGEAAMVEPLAVGVHAAIKADVKPGDVALVMGAGPIGLVTALSALAAGCARVFVSDVDPTKLALAASLGPIIPVNIAAEDASAVILKATDGWGVEIVFECSGNGRAAAGVFDPLCPAGRVVFIGSQMHDVAYNVGKAMVREARVEHVFRYAHVFPRCVAMLSSGAINVKPLITRRFAFEESVHAFEVAATAPAGEVKMQIELPQ